CTAAAGAAAAAGTCATCACATCAAAGGTGGGCTTTGTCAATTCTAACATCCCCTGTCCAGCAGCGAAAGGCTTGGTTTTGGTTGGTCTTGTTTTTAATGGAGGGTGCAAACAGCAAACCGTTCTGGTTTTCTTTGTCCCTGTATGTTCTTTGGATCACCCAGATGCCGTGGTTTTGGGGTCATGCAACATCTGAAAATGGAGAAATTGCTCAAATGTACATATCTGGATGGAGCATACCTTTTGGTATGGCAAACTACAAGCTGAGCAGCCCAGATGTGATGGTGATCACCCTGCCTTTCCTATACCTGGTGGTTGTCCCTGTAGTAGTCCTTGCATATGGCTTGTTTGCAGAAAGGGCTGCTGCTTATTTGCGGTACCATAGAAGAGCAGAAGACAGAGCTAACACAGCAGATACAACAGCTGAGGCAGCACGCTTTCTGCCAGGTTCTCCAGGTCCAGGAGCTTTAATGAACCTATCTTGCAAGAGCAAGATAAAGTTCGTGTTGATCAAATTTTTTGGTGGCTGGACAAGAAGGATAATTCTACTCGCGTGCTTGATCACGGCCACGATACATTTGAAGGTGGGTATTTCTATTAGCCCAGCTTTCTAGTGTAGATTTTTCACATTTTAGTGTTAACATAAGAGTTTTTTCTTTGTGCAGCTTTCTTCAATGTTAATGTCAGCCTATGGGTCAACACCAGTTGCCTTGTCTCCCCCATTAACATGGATGCCAATATTACTATTAAGTGTTGCTGCCTACTGCACAGTGCTCCCTGTAGGTTAGCGTAGAACTCAGAACTGTGTATTTCTGAAGGCAACTGGTGTTGGTGCACCAGCTGCCTACTGCACAATGCTACTGTGCTTGGGTACTTACTCCTGTTGTATACCAGAACCTGGAACGCGCTACCCTTTGCAACTAAGAAATTATCGAATAGAAGAAACTGTTTTAAGTTGTAATAAAGCTAAGTTAGGACAAGTCACTAGCTAAGCTAGGATCAGACCGGAAAGcaaaacacacacacaaaatcCTAGTGGCTGTTTCTTGTATCTTAACCTGGTGCCCCATCAAACTTTCCTATGATTTGCAGGATTCTCAAAATGCAGGAATAAGAAAAATATGGGATTGAAGTGGCATGCCCACTCTATAGGATTAGCAGAGTTTGTTTGGTGCCATAGGAAAAACAAATGAATTGTAAAAAGAGGATGAAATGTAGTGCAAATGAGTTCTTTCCAATTAATCAAATGACCAACTTACGAGAAATTGTAAGGATTCTAATCCTTCAAAAATCCTATAGAAGGAGCAATTAGTTGGTAATCTTTTTTTGTGTGCTGCTTAGTTGATAATCTAATGCGACAACATGTATGGCTGCAATTTTGATTGCCTTAGATGGCAAAAAGTGTAATTTTGAATGCCTTAGAGGCATGTATGGCAGAAGTGTGAAATTTTGATTGCAAAAAAGTATGGCAAATGTTGGCAATCAGCAAATGAACCAAACATAAGCTAGCTTGTACCATGTGACATGTGGTAAGCAATCTAAactcaaaataaaataaaataagctAGCTTGTTTTCCAAGAGCATGGCCGATTGTTGGTTCTAACAGATACATGGCCGACAATTGTTGGTTCTAATAACAGATGCATGGCCGACAATTGTTGGTTCTAACAAATAAGCTAGCTTCTCCCAAAACGGGGCATGGCCGGCAATTGTTGGTTCTAACAGATGCATGGCCGACGACAACGTTGGACGCgaagtaaacatagattaaatAACACTGAAAGCATTAAGGACTTGCAGTACGATTCCATAACAGAACATAAGGTTCTCAGAGGAATTAAAGTTGATAACATAACAGGACCCAGCATGCTAACTAGAACCATAGCATTTGTCACACCAAACCGCACCATCCAAAATATGGAGTacccagtttcaaaaaaaaaaaaggagtACCAGCCATAATCCCCAACGGCACATCATCACATGCCCAGCTCAGACGAGTTCACCTGAGGCGCAGATCCtgtccatgatgctccccacaaCCTCCTTGGACTGGCGAAGCAGCACGATGCTCTTCTTGAGGCGCTCGCGCTTGGTGCCGCTGCTCGGCGACGGCGTGAGCATCCGCTCCATCCCGGCCATCTTGTTGCGCAGCAGCTCgttggcgagctcctcctccagATCATTCTCCACGAGCCGCTTGACGCCGAGGAGGATGTGCAGGGCCAGGCCGTCGATGAGCCGGAGCATGATGCTCTTCCAGTACGCGGTCAGGCGCGCCCTGAGGTCGAACGCCTGCCTTGCCAGGTCGGCGTGCGCCCTCATGTGGGACACGTCCACCTCTCCAAAAACCTCAAGGGTGATCTTTGCTGATTTGGACTTGTCCTCCACGGCCTTCATGAACCTGTCATGACACTGCATGATCTCCGACCATGTCTTCATGTAGTCGGGGTTGGCCGTGTAGTCGGCCACCTTCTCCATCTCGATCAGCTCCTTGACGTGCTGGGCAGATCGCGCTCGTGCCTTCTCGAACATGCCCTGGACTGCGCGGCGACAGGCCGACTGCACCTGAGGGAAGTTGTCTGAATGCTGCATGAGTACCTTGACGACAATGTCCTCGACGTAATTCCAGACCTCGTTCACAAGGTCGTGCGGCACCTGACGACAATAAAAATATTTCTTTGAGTTGCCTTTCATGCATTGACCTAAATACTAGTAATAGTAAAAGAACAAGGTTCAGTGATATAAAGACCATTTACCTGCATGACTGTATCCACCTTCTTCTTGAGCAAGACGAGGAATGCCGACCTTGGCAGAAAGTTGGGGAGGTTGATGCCCTTGGTCTCCTACAGCACTCTCATCTCCTCCATCAGAAACAGCTGGTCACTGCCCTTTGGGATTTGTGCAGGCAGCTTCTTCGCATACCTGTCGAACATCTCGGCAATACGGGCAGTGGCGTGGAAATGGCTGTCGTCGGGGTACTCGTCAAACTCACTCCTCACAAGAATCTTCTCCAGTGATGCGCACACCAGCTTGAGGATGTGGAAGAACTCCCTCACAGCGTCAGCAACGTTGTTGAGATCCGGTGGCATCTGGTCAAGCTCGGTGCTGCTGCGACTAAGGCGGTCGTTGATCTGCCTGACGATGTCCGGCAGGCACTTGGCGATGATGGTCGCCTGAATCTGCACGAGACGTTGCGCGAGCACAGGAATGCCCACCATGTCCTTGTCAATCTT
This genomic window from Aegilops tauschii subsp. strangulata cultivar AL8/78 chromosome 4, Aet v6.0, whole genome shotgun sequence contains:
- the LOC109739729 gene encoding LOW QUALITY PROTEIN: dynamin-related protein 4C (The sequence of the model RefSeq protein was modified relative to this genomic sequence to represent the inferred CDS: substituted 1 base at 1 genomic stop codon), whose translation is MSDLQMVLSDTTAASAVTGSAIAASYNDQIRPLLDAVDRLRHLKVTQEGIQLPTIVVVGDQSSGKSSVLESLAGISLPRGQGICTRVPLVMRLQDDPAADSPVLQLEYSNGRVVTTTEANVADAINAATAEIAGSGKGISDAPITLVVRKRGVPDLTLVDLPGITRVPVQGQPDDIYDQIARIIREYIAPKESIILNVLSATVDFPTCESIRMSQQVDRTGERTLAVVTKVDKAPEGLLEKVTMDDVNIGLGYVCVRNRIGEETYDQARVEEERLFKYHPLLSKIDKDMVGIPVLAQRLVQIQATIIAKCLPDIVRQINDRLSRSSTELDQMPPDLNNVADAVREFFHILKLVCASLEKILVRSEFDEYPDDSHFHATARIAEMFDRYAKKLPAQIPKGSDQLFLMEEMRVLXETKGINLPNFLPRSAFLVLLKKKVDTVMQVPHDLVNEVWNYVEDIVVKVLMQHSDNFPQVQSACRRAVQGMFEKARARSAQHVKELIEMEKVADYTANPDYMKTWSEIMQCHDRFMKAVEDKSKSAKITLEVFGEVDVSHMRAHADLARQAFDLRARLTAYWKSIMLRLIDGLALHILLGVKRLVENDLEEELANELLRNKMAGMERMLTPSPSSGTKRERLKKSIVLLRQSKEVVGSIMDRICASGELV